GCGTCAATTTCTTTTAGGTGCTGCTGCATGCCCAGCTCAAATGCTGGCATGAAGTGCTCATCTTTAATCTGAGTAAAGTCAGGTGCTTGATATTGCAGCTCGCTTTTGACAAAAAATGGGTTAGCGACAACTTGCTGCTCAGTTGCAGATACGGCTTGTTGTGGTGCGCTTGTGTTCATCTGCTGACATGCAGTCATTAGCAGAGTCGAAGTAATTGCCACAGCAATTAATGACTTTCTCATAGATTAACTCCATTATTGTTATTTTGAATAAACGGTGACGTTACAGATACGGCAACTATTTAGTTGAGCAAAGCCAGATTTACTTGAGCCAAGCCCAATAAATAGTTATCTATAAACACTGCCTAGATAAGTACGGAGCATGTCTACAGCTAATCGTCACAGCAACGTCTTAATGCATAAGTAACGAATCAAGCATACTAATGTTATGTTGTAACGAGTGTAAAGGTGTAAAATGTAAGGAAAGCTATTGAGATACAAAATAGGGTGAGTTGTTAATAAAAAGTGTGATCTAAATACTGTAAAACCCGCATTCTCAGAGCTTTTTATTCATGTCTAAACTCACAACATGAAAATGGTAAGTTAAGGACTAAAGCCACTATTATCACTTATCAGAAATATTTCGCTCAAAGTTAACTTCAACCTAGTCTAGATTAAGCATACGATATGCTGCTCCCAAGTACATTGAGCGAACTTCCTAAAAGAATCGACGATTAAGCGGTTAAGCGCTGCGCCAATGCGGTGGCATTTTTGGCCACTATGCCGTAAATCGACAGCTGCGGATTAGCCCCTAAACTGGTAGGGAACATAGAGCCGTCAAAAACCGATAAGTTCTCTAGATAATGACTGCTGCCATCACTGGCAATCATCGACTTGGTTTTATCTTCGCCCATTGGACAACCGCCCATCACGTGAGCTGAAGCAACAATGGTTTTCAATATCGCAATGTCCATAGACTCAATATTGGCTTTTGCTTGCTGCCAAGATGATGCAAATAACTGCCCATCACTCATTGGTAAAACTTGCTTGGCTCCTGCAGCAAACTGCAACTCAGCCATCGACAAATAAGCCCTGCGAGCGGTATCCCAAAAGGCTTGGGTTAGTGGATAATCTAGGCTAAAACCGTGCTCAGTTAACCGCACCTGACCACCCGGGCTTTGCTCATTGAAGCCGTCACGCACCAGCGCCACCAGCACCTGAATACGGTTAAAGTTTTCCATCAATTTGGCGTGGCTTTGGCCATAACCTATAGTCTTGGAAGAGATCAAAATTGGATGAACTGGCGCAGATTCAAGCTTATAACCTAGCTCACCTGCAGCGCCGTCTCGCCATACAAACTCATCTGAGTAAATCGCCTGCGGCGCACCACTATGAGCATTGACTTGCTCCTCAAATAAGGCGCCTGAAAGTAAAGACGGATGCAAAAAGGTTCGACCAAGCAATTGATAGGGATCAGGTGTTTGCGCCCGCATCAAAATAGTTGGAGAGTGAATTGCCCCCGCACTTAATATGTAATGTTTAGCGCGAAAACTCAGCTTGGTTTGGGTTGGCTTGCCATACTCATTTTGCCCTTGAGCCACGAGTCCTGTGACTTTATCACCTTGATGATTTAACTCAATCACCTTAGCGCGAGATATTAAGGTTGCACCGCGCTCAAGCGCTGCCGGAATTGTGGTTACCAACATTGACTGCTTAGCGTTAACCGGGCAACCCACACCGCAATAGCCGGTATTCCAGCAACCACGGACGTTACGTTTGATAACGGTATATTCCCAACCGAGCTTTTCGCAACCATCACGCAGCACTGCGTTATTTTTATTGGGCGGGTAAGTCCACTCTTGAATGGTAAGGCGCTGCTCCATTTTCTCAAACCATGGCTTGAGTGACTCCGCATCAAGGCCTTTTACATCATTGGTTTGCTGCCAGAAATCTAGTGCTTGCTTGGGCGTGCGGATAGAAGTTGTCCAGTTGATAGTGGTTGAGCCGCCCACTGTGCGACCTTGAAAAATACCGATGCCTTTATCACTGGTTTTCATCGCCGCGGCTTGCTGGTACATATTTGGGTAAGCAGTGCGCTCTTCCATATCAAAATGACGCGAAGACTTAAGCCCACCCGCTTCAATCATAATCACTTTAAGGCCAGCTTCGGTGAGGATTTCTGACGCAGTGCCACCACCCGCGCCAGTGCCAACAATCACCACATCAGCCTCAAACTGATGCTCGCCCTCTAATTGACCTGCATCTATATGTCGCCAGCCATTAGCTAAACCGACTTCAATTGGATCGACTATTGCCACACACCACTCCTTGTTATTTTTCTTATTACAGCTTGGTCAATAAGGTTTGTTTACTACTCTGGTTTAGTTGAGTTTATTAGTCACTAACCAAAAAGCTTGGCTTGCTGTATTGCATTCTCCCCCAATGCTCTGGGCTAGCGTAGTAACTTGCCATCACCACTTCTCGCAGGCCGAGATAAGCAGTTTGCAGTAATTCAATAAAGTGATGACGCCAAGACTCAAGCATAGAAACAAGTTGTTTAGGTTGACGCATAATAAGCGGCGTTAAGCTGCCAGTCAGCAGTAACAAAGAAAAGCGTGACTCCAGCATATCAAGCAGCTCTAATAACTCGTCTCGCTGATCATCTGGCAATACCTTTAAGGTGTCGGCAATATTATTAAGCGTACGATTGATTGCTTGCTCTTTGTGAGAGGCGACATCAGGCAATGCCCCCTCCAAAAAGATGGGGATCAATGCAGCGAAGATCATCCGGTGAGCGTTCTCACTATTATCTTCATCCACATACGACGTCGATAAGTTAACCCCGAGTGCTAACGCGGCAGTGCCAACGAAAGCGCCAGTAATAAAGGTCCGTCTTTTCATTTCTTCTCCCCAAAGAAAGCGTTTGTCAAAGCTGCTGGTATTGGGATCGGTATTATTGAGTTATTTTTGCTGCACTCACTTGTGTGATAGAGTGCGCCCCAATAGTGAGCAACATTTTTTAAACATACGTATGAATCTACACTATTAACGATCAGACACCAATATAAAAACAAGCAAAAGCATTTGATAGCCATGACATTAGCATTCACGCCACCTTGGTGGGCAAAGAACCCACATGTACAAACCATTTTGCCAGTAATGCGCAAAATTCCCATGCCCGTGGTAAAGCGCGAGCGTCTAGAGCTACAAGACGGTGACTTTATTGATCTTGATTGGTTAGGCAAGCCTGAAGACGGCCAGCTAATTCTGTTGATTGTGCATGGGCTAGAGGGCAGCGCCCAGTCTCATTACGCCAGACGCATGTTAGATGAGGCGAAGCAGCAAGGCTTATGCACAGTAGTGCATCATCACCGAAGCTGCTCAGGCGAGCCTAATCGTCTTGCTCGTAGCTATCACAGTGGTGATACTGAAGACGTCAGTTTTACCCTTAAAACACTTAAACAACGTTGCCCCAACTCACCACTACTTGGTATTGGTTACAGCCTAGGTGGCAACGTGCTGGCGAAGTATCAGGGAACGTACCGCGAGCAAAGTCTGCTAAGTCGCGCTGTCGTGGTGTCTGCGCCGCTGGCCCTAGGGGCATGTGCTAAACGCCTAGAAGGCGGCTTTTCCACTGTTTACCAAAGTTACCTGATAAAGCAATTGCAGCAAAAAATGCGTACTAAGCTAGAAACACCAGAGCTGCAAACGGCTATGCCAGTGGATCACAGCCAACTAGCCAACCTTTCAACCTTTTATTTATTTGATGACAAAATCACTGCGCCGTTGCACGGTTTTGACGGTGCTGAAGATTATTACAACCGCGCAAGCGGGCTAAGTTTTTTGCAGCACATTACAGTGCCAACCTTAATCATTCATGCTCAAGATGACCCATTTATGACCGATGAGGTGATCCCGGCGCAACATCAACTATCATCTGCGGTAGAATACGAGCTACATCAATATGGTGGTCACGTTGGCTTTATTAACGGCGGCACACCATGGCAGCCTAAATTCTACCTTGAGCATCGTGCTTTAAGGTTTTTGCTAAACGGAGCAAGCAATGATAGTTCCCTACGAGGCGCTGATAACACTGCCAAGTGACACAGTATCTCAGCTGATCAAAGAGTACTTATTATCTCAATTTGAAGATGGCAGCTTTGCCGATTTAGACTCATCGCAATTTGATGCGGCGATTAGCGCCTGTAAACAAAAGTTAAAACAGGGCGAGTTAGTGGTGGAGTATAGTGAAGATGATGAGTCTATCGCGATTCGCCAGCGTGAGCATATTCAACCAACGGCGTTTTGGGAGTAACCTAATTCACTCACTGGTTTGACGCAAGACGAACAATTGCCGTATAACTAGCGGAATAAACAAACAAAAAACGCCCCCAATCAGGGGTTAATTGACTTCAGATTCAGGCGGAAAACATGTCAGCAAAACATCCTATTATTGCGGTAACAGGGTCATCAGGTGCAGGAACCACCACCACGACTACTGCATTTACCCATATTTTTAGGCAGCTCGGTATAAATGCTGCCTTTGTTGAAGGCGATAGTTTTCACAACTTCACCCGCGCAGAAATGGAAGTGCTGATCCGTAAATCTCAAGCTGAAAATCAAAACCTGAGTTACTTTGGACCTGAAGCCAATAACTTCGCCAAGCTCGAAGAGTGCTTCGCCAGTTATAGCGCAACGGGAACAGGGCAAACTCGCAGCTACCTACATACCTTTGATGAAGCTGTGCCATTTAACCAGATGCCAGGGACCTTTACTAACTGGCGCGATCTACCAGCTGACACAGATATGTTGTATTACGAAGGTCTACACGGCGGTGTGGTGACTGACGACATAGACGTTGCCAAACA
This DNA window, taken from Shewanella maritima, encodes the following:
- a CDS encoding YheU family protein, giving the protein MIVPYEALITLPSDTVSQLIKEYLLSQFEDGSFADLDSSQFDAAISACKQKLKQGELVVEYSEDDESIAIRQREHIQPTAFWE
- a CDS encoding GMC family oxidoreductase, coding for MAIVDPIEVGLANGWRHIDAGQLEGEHQFEADVVIVGTGAGGGTASEILTEAGLKVIMIEAGGLKSSRHFDMEERTAYPNMYQQAAAMKTSDKGIGIFQGRTVGGSTTINWTTSIRTPKQALDFWQQTNDVKGLDAESLKPWFEKMEQRLTIQEWTYPPNKNNAVLRDGCEKLGWEYTVIKRNVRGCWNTGYCGVGCPVNAKQSMLVTTIPAALERGATLISRAKVIELNHQGDKVTGLVAQGQNEYGKPTQTKLSFRAKHYILSAGAIHSPTILMRAQTPDPYQLLGRTFLHPSLLSGALFEEQVNAHSGAPQAIYSDEFVWRDGAAGELGYKLESAPVHPILISSKTIGYGQSHAKLMENFNRIQVLVALVRDGFNEQSPGGQVRLTEHGFSLDYPLTQAFWDTARRAYLSMAELQFAAGAKQVLPMSDGQLFASSWQQAKANIESMDIAILKTIVASAHVMGGCPMGEDKTKSMIASDGSSHYLENLSVFDGSMFPTSLGANPQLSIYGIVAKNATALAQRLTA
- a CDS encoding hydrolase — encoded protein: MTLAFTPPWWAKNPHVQTILPVMRKIPMPVVKRERLELQDGDFIDLDWLGKPEDGQLILLIVHGLEGSAQSHYARRMLDEAKQQGLCTVVHHHRSCSGEPNRLARSYHSGDTEDVSFTLKTLKQRCPNSPLLGIGYSLGGNVLAKYQGTYREQSLLSRAVVVSAPLALGACAKRLEGGFSTVYQSYLIKQLQQKMRTKLETPELQTAMPVDHSQLANLSTFYLFDDKITAPLHGFDGAEDYYNRASGLSFLQHITVPTLIIHAQDDPFMTDEVIPAQHQLSSAVEYELHQYGGHVGFINGGTPWQPKFYLEHRALRFLLNGASNDSSLRGADNTAK
- a CDS encoding TAT leader-containing periplasmic protein, coding for MKRRTFITGAFVGTAALALGVNLSTSYVDEDNSENAHRMIFAALIPIFLEGALPDVASHKEQAINRTLNNIADTLKVLPDDQRDELLELLDMLESRFSLLLLTGSLTPLIMRQPKQLVSMLESWRHHFIELLQTAYLGLREVVMASYYASPEHWGRMQYSKPSFLVSD